A single genomic interval of Brevundimonas diminuta harbors:
- a CDS encoding efflux RND transporter permease subunit — MLERIIALSIRFRWVVMALVLVAAAVGVWSFQKLPIDATPDITNVQIQINTEAPGYSPLEAEQRITFPVETAIAGVPGLSYTRSVSRYGLSQVTVVFEDGTDVYRARQLVNERLQTAIGQLPPGLSPELGPIATGLGEIFMYTIEAEPSARKPDGSPYTPEDLRTLQDWVIRPQMRNTPGVTEVNTIGGFVREYHVTPRPERLAAYGVTMSEVVEALERNNANVGAGYVERYGEQWLIRVPGQAATQEDLSNVVITTRGGVPIRVAEVAAVGLGEELRTGAATENGKETVLATVLMLAGENSRVVAQAAAARLEEASKALPKGVVASPVYDRTNLVERAVATVEKNLVEGALLVIVVLFLLLGNIRAALITAAVIPITMLLTITGMVQAGVSGNLMSLGALDFGLIVDGAVIIVENCLRRFAEAQHHNGRLLTRDERFKLAAEASSEVIRPSLFGVLIITLVYVPIFALDGVEGKTFHPMAITVVIALTGALILSLTFVPAAVAMFVTGKVQEKDSFLMRWARVGYQPALDFALKARVLMIGAAVALVAISALVASRMGSEFVPNLDEGDIAMHALRIPGTSLSQAIEMQTALEARLAKFPEVERVVAKIGTAEVATDPVPPSVADTFILLKDRDEWPNPRKPKLQLVREMEEAVNEIPGSKYEFTQPIQMRFNELLSGVRADVAIKVHGDDLDQLVALGSQIEEIVGAIPGAADPQSEQVTGLPMLQITPNRAAIARLGLSVDDVQSVIATSMGGTTAGQIFEGDRRFDIVVRLPEDLRSNTDAIGRIQVPLPASDGQPRGFVPLSEIATIALETGPNQISREDGKRRIVVTANVRNRDLGSFIGEARERIEREVELPAGYWVTYGGTFEQLISAAKRLQLVVPAVLLLIFGLLFALFRSWKDSAIVFSGVPLALTGGVAALAMRGLPMSISAGVGFIALSGVAVLNGVVMVTFIRSLIAEGQPVPQAIREGALTRLRPVLMTALVASLGFVPMALNVGAGAEVQRPLATVVIGGIVSSTVLTLLVLPALYSLVHGRTPSGERSGRGLLDHLPFRNGRRNV; from the coding sequence ATGCTTGAACGCATCATCGCGCTGTCGATCCGGTTCCGCTGGGTCGTTATGGCGCTTGTCTTGGTCGCGGCGGCGGTCGGCGTCTGGAGTTTCCAGAAGCTGCCCATCGATGCGACGCCGGACATCACCAATGTCCAGATTCAGATCAACACGGAGGCGCCCGGCTATTCGCCGCTCGAAGCCGAACAACGCATAACCTTCCCGGTAGAGACGGCGATCGCCGGCGTGCCGGGTCTGTCTTACACCCGGTCGGTTTCACGCTACGGCCTGAGCCAGGTCACGGTCGTCTTCGAGGACGGCACGGACGTCTACCGGGCGCGCCAACTGGTCAATGAGCGGCTCCAGACCGCCATCGGTCAGTTGCCGCCGGGCCTGTCGCCGGAGCTGGGGCCGATCGCCACCGGCCTGGGCGAGATCTTCATGTATACGATCGAGGCCGAGCCGAGCGCGCGCAAGCCCGACGGTTCGCCCTACACCCCGGAAGATCTGCGCACGCTTCAGGACTGGGTCATCCGTCCGCAGATGCGCAACACGCCCGGCGTCACCGAGGTCAACACCATCGGCGGCTTCGTGCGCGAGTATCACGTCACCCCGCGTCCCGAACGGCTCGCCGCCTATGGCGTGACCATGAGCGAGGTGGTCGAGGCGTTGGAACGCAACAACGCCAATGTCGGCGCCGGCTATGTCGAACGTTACGGCGAGCAGTGGCTGATCCGGGTGCCCGGTCAGGCCGCGACGCAGGAGGATCTCTCCAACGTCGTGATCACGACGCGCGGCGGCGTGCCCATCCGGGTCGCGGAAGTCGCGGCAGTCGGGCTGGGCGAGGAACTGCGCACCGGCGCGGCGACGGAGAACGGCAAGGAGACGGTGCTGGCCACCGTCCTGATGTTGGCCGGCGAGAACAGTCGGGTCGTGGCCCAGGCGGCGGCGGCTCGACTGGAGGAAGCGTCCAAGGCCCTGCCCAAGGGCGTGGTCGCTTCGCCGGTCTATGACCGCACCAATCTGGTCGAACGCGCGGTCGCCACCGTCGAGAAGAACCTCGTCGAGGGCGCGCTTCTGGTCATTGTCGTGCTGTTCCTGCTGCTCGGCAATATCCGGGCGGCCCTGATCACGGCGGCGGTCATTCCGATCACCATGCTGCTGACCATCACAGGCATGGTCCAGGCCGGGGTGTCCGGCAATCTGATGAGCCTCGGCGCCCTGGATTTCGGTCTGATCGTCGACGGCGCCGTCATCATCGTCGAGAATTGCCTGAGGCGTTTCGCCGAGGCACAGCACCACAATGGTCGACTGCTGACACGCGACGAGCGGTTCAAACTGGCGGCCGAGGCCTCCAGCGAAGTGATCCGTCCGTCCCTGTTCGGCGTGCTGATCATCACCCTGGTCTATGTGCCGATCTTTGCCCTGGACGGGGTCGAGGGCAAAACCTTCCACCCCATGGCCATCACCGTGGTCATCGCCCTGACCGGCGCTCTGATCCTGTCTCTGACCTTCGTCCCGGCTGCGGTCGCGATGTTCGTCACCGGCAAGGTTCAGGAGAAGGACAGCTTCCTGATGCGCTGGGCGCGCGTGGGCTATCAGCCCGCGCTCGACTTCGCACTGAAGGCGCGCGTCCTGATGATCGGAGCCGCCGTCGCTCTTGTGGCGATCTCGGCCTTGGTCGCTTCGCGGATGGGGTCGGAGTTCGTGCCGAACCTGGACGAGGGCGACATCGCCATGCACGCCCTTCGTATTCCCGGCACCAGTCTGAGCCAGGCCATCGAGATGCAGACCGCGCTCGAAGCCCGGCTGGCCAAGTTCCCGGAAGTGGAGCGGGTCGTCGCCAAGATCGGCACCGCCGAAGTCGCCACCGATCCGGTGCCGCCTTCGGTCGCCGACACCTTCATTCTGTTGAAGGACCGCGACGAATGGCCGAACCCTAGGAAGCCGAAACTCCAGCTCGTGCGCGAGATGGAAGAGGCGGTGAACGAAATCCCCGGCAGCAAGTACGAGTTCACCCAGCCGATCCAGATGCGGTTCAACGAACTGCTCTCCGGGGTACGCGCCGATGTGGCCATCAAGGTTCACGGCGACGACCTGGATCAACTGGTGGCGCTCGGCTCTCAGATCGAGGAGATCGTCGGCGCCATTCCCGGCGCGGCCGATCCGCAGTCCGAACAGGTCACCGGCCTGCCGATGCTGCAGATCACGCCGAACCGGGCCGCCATCGCGCGTCTGGGATTAAGCGTCGACGACGTCCAGTCGGTGATCGCGACCTCGATGGGCGGCACGACCGCCGGTCAGATCTTTGAAGGCGACCGTCGCTTCGACATCGTCGTGCGCCTGCCCGAGGATCTGCGATCCAACACCGACGCCATTGGCCGCATCCAGGTGCCGCTGCCGGCATCGGACGGTCAACCACGCGGCTTCGTACCCCTCAGCGAGATCGCCACGATCGCGCTCGAGACCGGTCCGAACCAGATCAGCCGCGAGGACGGCAAGCGCCGCATCGTCGTCACCGCCAACGTCCGTAACCGCGACCTGGGCTCCTTCATCGGAGAGGCCCGCGAGCGAATCGAACGGGAAGTGGAACTGCCGGCCGGATACTGGGTCACCTATGGCGGCACCTTCGAACAACTGATCTCCGCCGCCAAACGGCTTCAACTGGTCGTGCCGGCGGTGCTGCTGCTGATCTTCGGTCTGTTGTTCGCCCTGTTCCGCTCTTGGAAGGACAGCGCCATCGTCTTCTCCGGCGTGCCTCTGGCCCTGACCGGCGGCGTGGCGGCTCTGGCGATGCGTGGTCTGCCCATGTCGATCTCGGCCGGCGTCGGCTTCATCGCGCTTTCGGGCGTGGCCGTGCTGAACGGGGTGGTGATGGTGACCTTTATCCGGTCGCTGATCGCCGAGGGACAGCCGGTGCCTCAAGCCATCCGGGAAGGGGCGCTCACCCGCCTTCGCCCGGTGCTGATGACCGCCCTGGTCGCCAGCCTCGGCTTCGTGCCGATGGCGCTGAACGTGGGCGCCGGCGCGGAAGTGCAGCGTCCGCTGGCCACCGTGGTCATCGGCGGCATCGTCTCCTCGACGGTGCTGACGCTGCTGGTCCTCCCGGCCCTCTACAGCCTCGTTCACGGGCGCACGCCTTCGGGTGAGCGGTCAGGGCGCGGGCTTCTGGATCATCTGCCGTTCCGCAACGGGCGCCGGAACGTCTGA